GCTATTTCTCCACCACCGCCTTGCATAAAAGTTAGGCCAtaactaaatataaataaaaagggCCAGGCAAAATAATTTCCACTCCaggaaaagctttaaagaaaCTCAAGTGTCTTATGAGCATGTGTAGACAACACTAaagttttatttaagaaatccAAGTCCTGAAGACAACTGAGGCTCATTAACAGGCCATTGTATCTAACAGTTAAATCAAGATTcaagaaaacataacataccaaaccAGACACATATACTATTAAAAAGAAACCCTCTCCCTATCCTTTCTGGTCAAAAAGACCCCCAAATGAAAAAGAACTCTTCAAAATGAACAGAAGTATTCTGGGAACAGGATAATCCACCATTCTGATTTGACACTCAATTCAAAATTGTACAGAACTTTTATGAGGGGAAAACAGTAACTTTAAAAACTTATATTCCTCTCAGGACAAAAAACATAAATGACAGCTTTCTAATGAGTCAACTTTTAGTTGCTTTTGATGGGCTGGCATTGGAAAGACTgctctggatttttctttttgttgattgattcacatttttattcctcttttcagGCACAAAGGAAGTAGACCAAGGAGACTGAAGCTGGTTATGAAGACCATGCATCTCTGAGGACATCTTAAACAAAGATGACCCAAACCTTTGATCTTCAAATAGCCGGTGTGAACTGCTTAACAAAACACCCTGGGAAAACTCAGTCTGAAACAAACAGCTTGGGGGTTTGATTTCATTAGTTCCTGGGTTAGAACTGGGATGGAGTGAAAAATCTTCATTCATTTCTtggtcagagggagagaggagaaaaaaagaagtgggtttccattcatttccattttctaactGATCAGTAGTTAGAGAACCTTTGGAAAGGTTTGGCTTAGTTCTTTCTTCCAACTTATCTGATTCCTCAAGAAATTCACTGCCTTGAGACGACTTGGATAAACCATCCAAATCCACCGACTTAAAACCGTTATTGCAAGGACTCTTGCTGTTGTCTGACTCTGACATCATTGAATCCAACTCAGAGATTTTGTCAAGGTAAGCTGCGTCCATTGATGCTTCGCTGGATGTTCTTGTCCGATTCATTTCAAAAGAGCGAATAGAATTCAACCTCTTGGATAAACATGAGCCTGATTTCTCActcaattttgaagaaatttctcCAACAGAATTTGCTATTGTGTTCCCCTCTGAGCTTTCAAAATCCAAGCTTTGGGCATAGCTTGTGGAACAACAATCCCAAAATCCTGTCTTTGGGGAAGTAAAACAgtctgatttcttttcattttcacttctatCATCTTCTGAAGAATCTTTATTACAAACACTTGAAGAATCACAAAAATCATCAAACACCAATTTTCTGAGATGGTTTGAGTGCTTTTTGGAGCCTCCTGCTTTGACCACAGAGCTCTCTCTGTTTTCTGGAGTACTGAGCTGAAGGCAACTCAGGGACAACGGAGTACAAGGAGCTGGAAGATCATAAAGTTCTTCATCTTTGTAGGGGACACAGTCACTTGGCTTATTACCCCATTCTCTTTCCAAATAAGTATCCATACTTGTATCTGTCACATCTAACATTATTTCCACTTGTTTTTGATATAGGTCTTTGTTCTTAGAACAATTTGGTTCTGTTTTGCTGATGCCTTCCTGTCTGGCAGAACTGCTAGAAGGCTTTGCCAGGTGAGAACTCGAGGTGGATGAGCCAAGCTGCTTTCTGGCACCATCACCTTGATTCTTTGATGCCATATCCTCCTCGCTACATTTGCTCCCCTTGCCATCTGTAGAAAGTGTTCTCTGGCAAATGGAATTCATAGCTTCCTTCTCTTCACTTGAATTTTTTAGCTGTGCAATTTGAGATTCTAATTCCTCTATATACTTATCACTTCGTTCCAGGGCTTTCTTGAGGCGATTGGTTTCACGTTCATATTGTTCTACTTTGGACTGAAGAGCAGCTACTGTAAACCTTCCAAACCTGCAAGGAATGGAAGGATAGTTAAACTTACAGTTCaagcttttctctctcctttttgaaGTTTAAGAGTGCAAATTGTCTCAGCCCATTCAAATTTCATCTAACAGTGACATTTCAGACCATTCAACAAACAGGACAAAAGCAAGGCCAGATGAAGTATCTTCAAAAAGATAATATACTTCCTCACTTATATAATAATAAGCATATGATAATAATGGCAAAGATCTAACAGAATACTTTTGTGGTCAAATCAGACTACTGGTAGCAGAGAGGCAGAAACTCGCTAatgatttcccttacaaaagctAGCTCTATCAATTCAGCTCATATATGCATGAAGAGTTATCCCCTAAAACAATGGCAAAGATTTATGATAACATTTGAACAGTGGTCCACATCTTGAAATATTTACATTCAATCATTTTCCTATCGTACAGCAGTGTTTTACAATACATTTCTTATACAATGTCACCTTGTCAAACATAAAATGCCAATTTGAAATTCAGAAATCTTAGCAGTTCCAGCAGGGGTGGTTTTAAATACTTATTTGGACCCTTTCAATTATAGCCACCCTTGATCTGAAGCTTTTACTTGGCCTTTCTGAACACTGTGCTTTAATTCATTTCAGCTCTACTTATTTTTGGCATTTTACAACTGTATGAGACATCAATCTCATTTCTTCCAACTTTGAAATACAAAGTCAGTGCTTGTGATTCCAATATATTATACATAGgaacattttcacattttctgaaaaagaacatTTTGGAGAGTAACTGAAAAAGAATATATCAAAAACTCACTCCTTTTACTTGCGATTATCTTCTTTTCATTATTCCCTTAAAAACAAATACTGGGTTCAGCTGAGAAAATaattcttgagcacctactatgggcTGGTGGTATATGTGGAGCTGGGGAATACAAAGATCAACAAGACTGTCCCAGGTCCAAGGAACATAAAATGTCCACCTCAAATTCTAATTGACCACCAAGGAAAATTCCATTTTTCAGGAAAATGCTTCTTATGAGACAATAAACATGAGCCTTATGTTATAACCCCATGTAAAATAACTTCTCTCCACAAAAGTTCTTTTAAAGAGTCTTTTCTTAatcatctttttgtgtgtgtgtgagaggaagattcaccctgagctaacatccgttgccaatcctcctcatttttttgcttaaggaagattagccctgagctaaaatctgtgccaatcttactctactttgtatgtggaatgcctgtacagcatggctgatgagtggagcaggtccgcacccagaatccgaacctaggaaccccaggccaccaaagcagagtgcgtggaactttaaccacttggccgtggggccaacCCCTTAATCATCTGTTTGATGACTTAAATACTGACCCATTTTGAAGAATTCAGGGATTGTCTGTTGGGAGAAAGGTACTTGAGAAGCTGACttctaaaaattgtttttatctatgggtttatctttttctttcttttttccctaattttaaaaacaattacagTTAAGAAAATGTACTAAGtattaaagaaaactataaaggAGAAGGAACCAACAGTAACTGCTCCTCTTAGAGTTAACCACTATATATTCTATGACTAGCACTCAATGCCCACCACCTCCTCCTAAGCTGTAGCCCAATGCAGTCTGCAGCTCACTCCCGACACGATCCCTCCTCTTGTCACTAATGGAAAAAAGCAGGGGCAAAGGTAAATATACATTCATAAAATCTTAGGGTTAAAAGGGCCTTTAAAGACATGTTACTGAATATTGATCTACTCACTGCAATTAACTGAACTCCCAGAAAGAGCACACGCCCTTCaacctctaaaaaaaaaagtaaaaaccatagGTATAACAAAAACAGCAGCTACAATAATAAACTTCCCTGTTTTAACAACAAAGTTTACTATTACGAGTATCtggttaaatgaatgaagggAGTTTTTCCCTCTTTGTTAAAGAAAAGAGTTTTGGTTTGTAAATGTAGCATTTGACACAGCTGTAGTTTccacaaacaaattttaaaaagtggacaaaGATCCTTAAGTGCATTCAGCAAAAATGTTTGTGAGCTCTTGATTGTAACTACTCTAACATAACGAAATaactcatatatttttaaatggaaaaactgTGTAGTATGTTTATTTAATGCAAACAGCAAAAGTGGCAGccttaaatttgctaagataaAATTTGTCTTTGCTTAAGTGCAATTTTTATAATGAAGGTACCCtcagatgaaaataataaaaaaatttaaaatcaaagaatCTTACTAGATAGTAAGTCAGCTGCTACCAAAGGATGTCCTTAAGAACTCAGAGCCTTACATAAGGAAGACTAGTAACAAATAAGAAATGCTTCCCAAAATATTAGCAGCTTCTATTTCAAGTTTTAGCCTGGAATTTCAAACATAATGTCATTTTAAGATGCTACATTTgtccctaattttttttaaataatgtttttaaaagaaacagttCTGAGTTGAAGTCAAAATGATAGCCCTAACTGTATTTTTTATGTTACTTAGAGAGAAAAGTGAAGTCCATGAGAACTAACAACAAAGGCTAGCAACAGAGTATATGAGAGGAAAATATGAGAGCCAAGAGCAAGCAGAAGTCACTGATGGAGCTGGGTGTTTTCTAAA
Above is a genomic segment from Equus caballus isolate H_3958 breed thoroughbred chromosome 17, TB-T2T, whole genome shotgun sequence containing:
- the OBI1 gene encoding ORC ubiquitin ligase 1 gives rise to the protein MAQTVQNVTLSLTLPITCHICLGKVRQPVICINNHVFCSICIDLWLKNNSQCPACRVPITPENPCKEIIGGTSESEPMLSHTVRKHLRKTRLELLHKEYEDEIDCLQKEVEELKSKNLSLESQIKTILDPLTLMQGNQNEDKHPVADNPSKIDPETVAEWKKKLRTANEIYEKVKDDVDKLKEANKNLKLENGGLVRENLRLKAEVDNRSPQKFGRFTVAALQSKVEQYERETNRLKKALERSDKYIEELESQIAQLKNSSEEKEAMNSICQRTLSTDGKGSKCSEEDMASKNQGDGARKQLGSSTSSSHLAKPSSSSARQEGISKTEPNCSKNKDLYQKQVEIMLDVTDTSMDTYLEREWGNKPSDCVPYKDEELYDLPAPCTPLSLSCLQLSTPENRESSVVKAGGSKKHSNHLRKLVFDDFCDSSSVCNKDSSEDDRSENEKKSDCFTSPKTGFWDCCSTSYAQSLDFESSEGNTIANSVGEISSKLSEKSGSCLSKRLNSIRSFEMNRTRTSSEASMDAAYLDKISELDSMMSESDNSKSPCNNGFKSVDLDGLSKSSQGSEFLEESDKLEERTKPNLSKGSLTTDQLENGNEWKPTSFFLLSPSDQEMNEDFSLHPSSNPGTNEIKPPSCLFQTEFSQGVLLSSSHRLFEDQRFGSSLFKMSSEMHGLHNQLQSPWSTSFVPEKRNKNVNQSTKRKIQSSLSNASPSKATKS